One Campylobacter concisus DNA segment encodes these proteins:
- a CDS encoding helix-hairpin-helix domain-containing protein, translated as MSDFKKILYVGEATQADLLALGYTDITSLKGADPEEMFERTKALGRGSDRCILYVYRMVCYYANTPHPDKTKLKWWLWKD; from the coding sequence TTGAGCGATTTTAAGAAAATCCTCTATGTCGGCGAGGCGACGCAGGCCGATCTGCTGGCGCTGGGCTACACAGACATTACTTCGCTAAAGGGCGCGGATCCTGAGGAGATGTTTGAACGCACAAAGGCTCTCGGGCGCGGCAGTGATAGGTGCATTCTATATGTTTACCGCATGGTTTGTTACTACGCAAACACTCCGCACCCAGACAAAACCAAGCTAAAATGGTGGCTTTGGAAGGATTAA
- a CDS encoding molybdopterin oxidoreductase family protein, whose protein sequence is MQKIVQTTCPYCGTGCGIDLIVENGRIVDAKPTDNHHVNDGELCLKGMFGWEFVNSPKRLTKPMMRKLNGEFNKEGKLEEVSFEEVYEFLGKTFKNSVEKYGPSSIMGFSSARSNNEDNYVFQKFFRALGSNNVDHCARLUHAPTVAGLASTLGNGTMTNDLVEFATDTDVFLLIGTNTSECHPIIAMQMQRGLERGAKMIVVDPKRTDMAKKADIFLQIPVGSNIKTLNTMMNVIISENLQDSEFIEKYAEGFEYLKEAVKDFTPERFERETGVKKELITEAARLYAKAGSAAICYTMGITQFSDGTSNVFSLSNLAILTGNLGKKGAGVNPLRGQNNVQGSCDMGALPNVIPAGAVNSAYAQEQARKVWHFELNPVPGFKLTYAPDKMDSGELKVLYVYGENPVMSDPWTEHFVHATHHLDCFIVQDLFFTESAQKADVVLPAAGWGEKDGTFINTSRRVQRTRKASEPVGGVEPDWKVVCNIAKAMGLEGFDFLSAEEVWDELRKLMPKFFGGISYYRLEKLGGISWPCPDEDHPGTPDLYTDHKSMLPDGKFRLAPVLYADDKDKRASMEAEFKAKMHIPDGYPVGSGAMSEVPDEVYPCLFTTGRKVYHYHTGTMTRECPPLEYGAGIEGPLIEVSPDIARERELEDGCYAMVENKRGRIAAKLRVNPDLRESTIFTTFHYSEADGNELANAQDHDPLSGITPLKITIANIKKLSEEEYIAFRQQNEMSMHSEKPYLSPVRS, encoded by the coding sequence ATGCAAAAGATTGTTCAAACAACCTGTCCGTATTGCGGAACTGGTTGCGGCATAGACCTTATCGTAGAAAACGGTAGGATAGTCGATGCAAAGCCGACTGATAACCACCATGTAAATGATGGCGAGTTGTGCTTAAAAGGTATGTTTGGTTGGGAATTTGTAAATTCTCCAAAACGTTTAACTAAACCAATGATGAGAAAACTAAATGGAGAGTTTAACAAAGAGGGCAAACTCGAAGAGGTTAGCTTTGAAGAGGTTTATGAATTTTTAGGAAAGACTTTTAAAAATAGTGTAGAAAAATATGGTCCAAGTTCTATCATGGGCTTTAGTTCAGCTCGTTCAAACAACGAAGACAACTATGTATTTCAAAAATTCTTTCGTGCTTTAGGAAGTAACAACGTAGATCACTGCGCTCGTCTTTGACACGCTCCAACAGTGGCAGGTCTTGCCAGCACCCTTGGAAATGGAACAATGACAAACGATCTTGTTGAGTTTGCGACTGATACAGATGTATTTTTACTAATAGGCACAAATACAAGCGAATGCCACCCAATCATCGCTATGCAGATGCAAAGAGGCTTAGAGCGTGGTGCAAAAATGATCGTTGTGGATCCAAAACGCACCGATATGGCTAAAAAAGCCGATATATTCTTGCAAATTCCTGTTGGCTCAAATATCAAAACACTAAACACAATGATGAACGTCATCATCTCTGAAAATTTACAAGATAGTGAATTTATCGAAAAATATGCTGAGGGTTTTGAGTATCTAAAAGAAGCCGTAAAAGACTTCACTCCTGAGAGATTTGAGCGTGAGACTGGCGTCAAAAAAGAGCTTATCACTGAGGCTGCTAGGTTGTATGCAAAAGCTGGCAGTGCTGCTATTTGCTATACTATGGGTATTACTCAGTTTAGCGACGGCACATCAAATGTATTCTCGCTTTCAAATTTAGCGATCCTAACAGGAAATTTAGGTAAAAAAGGCGCTGGAGTAAATCCACTTCGTGGCCAAAACAACGTTCAAGGCTCATGCGATATGGGCGCACTACCTAATGTCATCCCAGCAGGTGCAGTAAATAGCGCCTACGCACAAGAGCAAGCTCGCAAAGTTTGGCACTTCGAGCTTAATCCAGTGCCTGGCTTTAAACTAACATACGCACCTGATAAGATGGATAGCGGCGAGCTAAAAGTGCTTTACGTTTATGGCGAAAACCCTGTTATGAGTGACCCTTGGACAGAGCACTTTGTGCATGCCACACATCACCTAGACTGCTTTATCGTACAAGATCTATTCTTTACTGAAAGTGCTCAAAAAGCCGATGTCGTCTTACCTGCAGCTGGTTGGGGTGAGAAAGATGGAACATTTATCAACACATCTCGCCGCGTTCAAAGAACTAGGAAAGCAAGCGAGCCAGTAGGTGGTGTAGAACCTGACTGGAAAGTAGTTTGTAACATCGCAAAAGCTATGGGTCTTGAGGGATTTGACTTTTTAAGCGCAGAAGAGGTTTGGGACGAGCTTAGAAAACTAATGCCTAAATTCTTTGGCGGTATCAGCTACTATAGACTTGAAAAACTAGGTGGCATCAGCTGGCCATGCCCTGATGAAGATCATCCAGGCACACCTGATCTTTATACTGATCACAAATCAATGCTACCTGATGGTAAATTCCGCCTAGCTCCAGTACTTTACGCTGACGATAAAGATAAGCGTGCAAGCATGGAGGCTGAATTTAAAGCCAAAATGCATATACCTGATGGCTATCCAGTAGGCTCAGGCGCGATGAGCGAAGTGCCTGATGAGGTCTATCCTTGCTTATTTACGACAGGTAGAAAAGTTTATCACTACCACACTGGTACGATGACAAGAGAGTGCCCACCGCTAGAGTATGGTGCTGGCATCGAAGGTCCGCTAATCGAAGTAAGCCCTGATATCGCAAGAGAAAGAGAGCTAGAAGATGGCTGCTATGCAATGGTAGAGAACAAACGCGGCAGGATCGCAGCTAAACTTCGCGTAAATCCTGACCTTAGGGAGAGTACGATATTTACGACTTTCCACTATAGTGAGGCTGACGGCAATGAGCTCGCAAACGCACAAGACCACGATCCGCTCTCAGGTATCACACCTCTTAAGATCACTATAGCTAACATAAAAAAATTAAGCGAAGAAGAGTATATAGCATTTAGACAACAAAATGAGATGTCTATGCACTCTGAAAAACCTTATCTTTCACCTGTTAGATCATAA